One Dioscorea cayenensis subsp. rotundata cultivar TDr96_F1 chromosome 15, TDr96_F1_v2_PseudoChromosome.rev07_lg8_w22 25.fasta, whole genome shotgun sequence genomic region harbors:
- the LOC120277035 gene encoding WD repeat-containing protein 26 homolog, which yields MGGVDDNGPPLKRVKPASTELDNHSNNSFLSDPTIPLGGLMAKPLVSHGKNDTVGSKGIIKRVEFVRIITEALYSLGYARSGAILEEESGICLHSPVVSLFKQQVLDGNWDGSLATLHKIGLADENLMKSASFLILEKKFLELVENNKLVDALETLRNDISPLGINKKRVHELSGCLVYPSQFASTSFANSGTKAENPRLSLLVELQKLLPPTVLIPERRLENLVEQALNVQKETCSLHNSVENSFSLYSDHHCGKDQIPCQTTQILQDHCDEVWFLQFSNNGKYLASSSSDNSAIIWEVSEAGKVSLKHKLNGHKKPVLMVAWSPDDQQLLSCGVEEVICRWDVGSGQCLRVYEKSGFGLISCGWFPDGKRICSGVTDKSICMWDLDGKEIDCWKGLRATKTSDLAISRNGKWIISTCKEKTILLQDRDANLEKFIQEQQTITSFCLSRDDKFLLVNLINQEIHLWSIIDGPKLIAKYEGHKRSRFLIRSCFGGSEQSFIASGSEDSQVYIWHRETGELIWKLPGHGGAVNCVSWNPVNPHMMASASDDHTIRIWGLGTVNIKQKNIVSKDVVHQSNGHCK from the exons ATGGGAGGTGTAGATGACAATGGACCCCCTCTAAAACGTGTTAAACCAGCCTCAACTGAATTGGATAACCACTCgaataattcttttctttcagaccCTACAATTCCTTTGGGAGGCTTGATGGCTAAGCCATTAGTATCCCATGGGAAAAACGACACCGTTGGTTCCAAGGGTATCATAAAGAGGGTGGAGTTTGTTAGGATCATTACAGAAGCTCTGTATTCCCTTGGATATGCTAGAAGTGGAGCAATTTTAGAAGAAGAATCTGGAATATGTTTGCATTCACCTGTGGTTAGTCTCTTCAAACAGCAGGTGCTTGATGGAAACTGGGATGGAAGTCTGGCCACATTGCATAAGATTGGCCTTGCAGATGAGAACCTTATGAAGTCAGCTTCTTTCTTGATCTTGGAGAAAAAATTCCTTGAACTTGTGGAAAATAATAAGCTTGTGGACGCATTGGAGACATTGAGGAATGATATCAGTCCACTTGGTATTAACAAAAAGCGTGTTCATGAGCTTTCTGGCTGTCTTGTTTATCCTTCACAATTTGCTTCAACGAGTTTTGCAAATTCTGGGACTAAGGCTGAGAACCCCCGGCTGTCATTGTTAGTGGAATTGCAGAAATTACTGCCCCCAACAGTTTTGATACCAGAGAGGAGGTTGGAGAATCTGGTTGAACAGGCTCTTAATGTGCAAAAGGAAACTTGCTCTCTCCAcaactctgtagaaaattccttCTCCTTGTATTCTGATCATCATTGTGGAAAAGACCAGATACCTTGTCAAACAACACAA ATATTGCAGGATCATTGTGATGAAGTCTGGTTTTTACAATTCTCAAATAATGGAAAATACTTAGCATCATCATCTAGTGATAATTCTGCAATTATATGGGAG GTTAGTGAAGCTGGGAAAGTGTCATTGAAGCACAAATTAAATGGTCACAAGAAACCTGTCCTGATGGTTGCCTGGAGCCCGGATGATCAGCAGCTCTTGTCATGTGGAGTGGAAGAAGTAATCTGCCGGTGGGATGTTGGTTCTGGACAATGCCTGCGTGTTTATGAAAAAAGTGGTTTTGGGTTAATATCTTGTGGCTGGTTCCCAGATGGAAAGCGTATTTGTTCTGGTGTGACAGATAAGAGCATTTGCATGTGGGATTTGGATGGGAAAGAAATTGACTGTTGGAAAGGGCTACGGGCAACTAAGACCTCTGATCTGGCCATATCAAGAAATGGCAAATGGATTATAAGCACCtgcaaagaaaaaacaattcTATTACAGGATAGGGATGCCAATCTTGAAAAGTTTATTCAGGAACAACAGACAATTACTTCATTTTGTCTATCACGCGATGACAAATTTCTGCTGGTAAATCTTATTAACCAAGAAATCCATTTGTGGAGCATTATTGATGGTCCAAAACTTATTGCTAAGTACGAAGGTCACAAGCGCAGCCGTTTTCTGATAAGATCTTGTTTTGGGGGTTCTGAGCAGTCATTCATTGCCAGTGGAAGCGAAGATTCACAG GTTTATATTTGGCATCGAGAGACTGGGGAGCTGATCTGGAAATTACCCGGGCACGGTGGTGCAGTCAATTGTGTAAGTTGGAACCCTGTGAATCCTCATATGATGGCATCAGCTAGTGATGACCATACGATCCGTATATGGGGTTTAGGCACAGTTAACATCAAGCAGAAGAACATTGTAAGCAAAGATGTGGTTCACCAGTCCAATGGACACTGTAAATGA
- the LOC120276922 gene encoding probable ribose-5-phosphate isomerase 4, chloroplastic isoform X1, with protein sequence MATACPSASFSSARIPFSSRRSAAIYRPCPSRRRRPSLMACAADTNLAVLEAAKHAVDRYVRNGMVIGLGSGCASCLAIQYLGGRLRDGALQDIVGIPMSVSSATEAAKAGIPLELCQESLQIDFAFDDADVIEEGSLTAVIGRRKLEGGDSIIQEKSILKAAGRVAFITDEKQYGRDRDGSIPVLISPDNWMETAELIDDLFLGDAEVWRRPTSGHAGPMGGDFPLVTEDGHHILDVIFTSPIHNLAEVAESLNQVDGVVDHGVICGISCIAIIASENGVLVVDNSSR encoded by the exons atgGCCACAGCATGTCCGTCCGCCTCCTTCAGCTCCGCGCGCATACCCTTCTCTTCTCGCCGGAGTGCTGCCATTTACCGGCCATGCCCTTCCCGGCGTCGGCGTCCTTCCCTTATGGCGTGCGCCGCTGACACCAACCTTGCCGTTCTTGAAGCCGCAAAACATGCT GTGGATCGCTACGTGAGGAATGGGATGGTGATTGGTTTGGGGTCTGGTTGCGCGTCCTGTCTTGCCATTCAGTACTTGGGCGGCCGGCTGCGTGATGGCGCTCTTCAAGACATCGTTGGAATCCCAAT GTCTGTATCTAGTGCAACTGAAGCAGCAAAAGCAGGAATTCCACTTGAGCTGTGCCAAGAAAGTCTTCAA ATTGATTTTGCATTTGATGATGCTGATGTTATTGAAGAGGGATCTCTAACTGCTGTCATTGGTCGAAGAAAACTAGAGGGTGGTGACTCCATAATTCAAGAGAAG TCAATTCTAAAAGCTGCTGGCCGTGTTGCATTTATCACTGATGAAAAACAGTACGGTAGAGATCGTGATGGGTCTATTCCAGTCTTAATTAGTCCA GATAATTGGATGGAAACTGCTGAACTCATAGATGACTTATTTCTAGGAGATGCAGAG GTATGGAGGAGACCGACTTCAGGACATGCTGGGCCAATGGGAGGGGATTTTCCTTTGGTCACCGAAGATGGCCACCATATTCttgatgttatttttacatCTCCAATACATAATCTAG CTGAAGTGGCAGAGAGCTTGAATCAAGTTGACGGTGTGGTGGACCATGGGGTGATATGTGGCATTAG TTGTATAGCTATAATTGCGTCAGAGAACGGAGTTTTGGTGGTTGATAATTCATCAAGatga
- the LOC120276922 gene encoding probable ribose-5-phosphate isomerase 4, chloroplastic isoform X2, which yields MATACPSASFSSARIPFSSRRSAAIYRPCPSRRRRPSLMACAADTNLAVLEAAKHAVDRYVRNGMVIGLGSGCASCLAIQYLGGRLRDGALQDIVGIPMSVSSATEAAKAGIPLELCQESLQIDFAFDDADVIEEGSLTAVIGRRKLEGGDSIIQEKSILKAAGRVAFITDEKQYGRDRDGSIPVLISPDNWMETAELIDDLFLGDAEVWRRPTSGHAGPMGGDFPLVTEDGHHILDVIFTSPIHNLVV from the exons atgGCCACAGCATGTCCGTCCGCCTCCTTCAGCTCCGCGCGCATACCCTTCTCTTCTCGCCGGAGTGCTGCCATTTACCGGCCATGCCCTTCCCGGCGTCGGCGTCCTTCCCTTATGGCGTGCGCCGCTGACACCAACCTTGCCGTTCTTGAAGCCGCAAAACATGCT GTGGATCGCTACGTGAGGAATGGGATGGTGATTGGTTTGGGGTCTGGTTGCGCGTCCTGTCTTGCCATTCAGTACTTGGGCGGCCGGCTGCGTGATGGCGCTCTTCAAGACATCGTTGGAATCCCAAT GTCTGTATCTAGTGCAACTGAAGCAGCAAAAGCAGGAATTCCACTTGAGCTGTGCCAAGAAAGTCTTCAA ATTGATTTTGCATTTGATGATGCTGATGTTATTGAAGAGGGATCTCTAACTGCTGTCATTGGTCGAAGAAAACTAGAGGGTGGTGACTCCATAATTCAAGAGAAG TCAATTCTAAAAGCTGCTGGCCGTGTTGCATTTATCACTGATGAAAAACAGTACGGTAGAGATCGTGATGGGTCTATTCCAGTCTTAATTAGTCCA GATAATTGGATGGAAACTGCTGAACTCATAGATGACTTATTTCTAGGAGATGCAGAG GTATGGAGGAGACCGACTTCAGGACATGCTGGGCCAATGGGAGGGGATTTTCCTTTGGTCACCGAAGATGGCCACCATATTCttgatgttatttttacatCTCCAATACATAATCTAG TTGTATAG